In Felis catus isolate Fca126 chromosome E1, F.catus_Fca126_mat1.0, whole genome shotgun sequence, the following proteins share a genomic window:
- the ZNF287 gene encoding zinc finger protein 287, translating to MFSPCKRMTSSSRSQILLMWKPDKVQSGPHNVEKETHALRLLRDTETCRQNFRNFPYPDIAGPRKALNQLRELCLKWLRPEIRSKEQILELLVLEQFLTILPGEVRTWVKSQYPESSEEVVTLVEDLTQILEEEAAPQHSALPQETPEEDPKGRPAFQAGWLNDLVTKESMTFKDVAVDITQEDWEIMRPVQKELYKTVTLQNYWNMVSLGLTVYRPTVIPMLEEPWMVIKEILEGPSPEWKTEAQECTPVTDTSKFTKTGTQTIKMEEPYDYDDRLERQAADTFRKIPTSGRNSPLKSVLSQEDDPMEECLSKYDIYRNSFEKHSNLIIQFGTQSDNKTMYDEGRATFNHVSYGIVHRKIYPGEKPYKCNVCGKKFRKNPSFVKHQSTHAKEKSHECEECGKEFRHISSLIAHQRMHTGEKPYECHQCGKAFSQRAHLTIHQRIHTGEKPYKCDDCGKDFSQRAHLTIHQRTHTGEKPYKCLECGKTFSHSSSLINHQRVHTGEKPYICNECGKTFSQSTHLLQHQKIHTGKKPYKCNECWKVFSQSTYLIRHQRIHSGEKCYKCNECGKAFAHSSTLIQHQTTHTGEKSYICKICGKAFSQSANLTQHHRTHTGEKPYKCSVCGKAFSQSVHLTQHQRIHNGEKPFKCNICGKAYRQGANLTQHQRIHTGEKPYKCNECGKAFIYSSSLNQHQRTHTGERPYKCNECDKDFSQRTCLIQHQRIHTGEKPYACRICGKTFTQSTNLIQHQRVHAGARHHN from the exons ATGTTCTCCCCGTGCAAGAGGATGACCAGTTCTTCACGCTCCCAAATCCTTCTAATGTGGAAGCCAGACAAGGTCCAGAGTGGACCCCACAATGTGGAGAAGGAAACGCATGCTTTGAGACTCTTGCGTGACACTGAGACCTGTCGACAGAATTTTCGAAATTTCCCATATCCAGACATAGCTGGTCCTCGAAAGGCATTGAATCAACTCCGAGAGCTCTGCCTTAAATGGTTAAGACCTGAGATTCGCTCCAAGGAACAAATCTTGGAGCTGCTGGTGCTAGAGCAATTCCTGACCATCCTGCCTGGGGAGGTTAGGACGTGGGTGAAGTCCCAGTACCCAGAGAGCAGTGAGGAAGTGGTGACTCTGGTGGAGGATTTGACTCAGATTCTAGAAGAGGAAG CTGCTCCTCAGcattctgcccttccccaagAGACCCCAGAGGAAGACCCCAAAGGAAGACCTGCTTTCCAGGCAGGATGGTTAAATGACTTGGTGACCAAA GAATCAATGACATTCAAAGATGTGGCTGTGGATATCACCCAGGAGGACTGGGAGATCATGCGTCCTGTACAGAAGGAATTGTACAAGACGGTGACATTACAGAACTACTGGAACATGGTTTCTCTGG GACTGACCGTGTACCGACCAACTGTGATTCCCATGTTGGAAGAACCATGGATGGTGATAAAAGAAATCTTAGAAGGCCCTAGTCCAG aatgGAAAACAGAAGCCCAAGAGTGTACTCCAGTTACAGATACTTCTAAGTTCACAAAGACTGGTACTCAGACCATCAAGATGGAGGAACCATATGACTACGATGACAGATTAGAGAGGCAAGCAGCAGATACCTTCAGGAAAATTCCCACCAGCGGAAGAAACTCCCCTTTGAAGTCCGTCCTCTCACAAGAAGATGACCCTATGGAAGAGTGTCTTagtaaatatgatatatatagaaATAGTTTTGAAAAGCATTCAAACCTAATTATTCAGTTTGGTACCCAATCAGATAATAAAACTATGTATGATGAAGGCAGGGCAACCTTCAATCATGTCTCATATGGTATTGTACATAGAAAGATATACCCTGGAGAGAAGCCTTATAAGTGTAACGTGTGTGGGAAAAAGTTTAGGAAGAACCCGTCCTTCGTGAAACACCAAAGTACCCATGCCAAAGAAAAATCTCATGAATGTGAAGAATGTGGGAAAGAGTTTAGGCATATCTCATCCCTTATTGCACATCAGAGAATGCATACTGGAGAAAAACCATACGAATGCCACCAGTGTGGTAAAGCCTTCAGCCAGCGTGCACACCTTACCatacatcagagaattcatactggagagaaaccctataagTGTGATGACTGCGGAAAAGACTTCAGTCAGCGTGCACACCTGACTATACATCAAAGGAcacatactggagagaaaccatataAATGCTTGGAATGTGGTAAAACCTTCAGCCACAGTTCATCACTGATTAATCATCAGCGAGTTCACACCGGTGAAAAACCTTATATATGCAACGAGTGTGGGAAAACTTTCAGTCAGAGTACACACCTTCTTCAGCATCAAAAAATACATACCGGAAAGAAACCGTATAAATGCAATGAGTGTTGGAAAGTGTTTAGTCAGAGTACTTACCTTATTCGACATCAGAGAATTCATTCCGGAGAGAAGTgttataaatgtaatgaatgtggaaaagcctttgcTCATTCCTCAACTCTCATTCAACATCAGACtactcacactggagagaaatcCTATATATGTAAGATATGCGGAAAAGCCTTCAGCCAGAGTGCGAACCTCACTCAACACCATAGAACACATACTGGGGAGAAACCGTATAAATGCAGCGTGTGTGGAAAAGCATTCAGCCAGAGCGTACACCTTACTCAGCATCAAAGAATTCATAATGGAGAAAAACCCTTCAAATGCAATATATGTGGGAAAGCATATAGACAGGGTGCCAATCTCACTCAACATCAGAGGATTCATACCGGAGAGAAGCCgtataaatgtaatgaatgtgggaaagcttttatttattcctcGTCACTTAATCAACATCAGAGAACTCATACTGGAGAACGGCcctataaatgtaatgaatgtgatAAAGATTTTAGCCAGCGAACATGCCTTATTCAACaccagagaattcacacaggagagaagcccTACGCTTGCCGTATATGTGGTAAAACCTTCACCCAGAGTACGAACCTCATTCAGCATCAGCGTGTTCATGCTGGTGCCAGACATCATAATTAA